The Roseovarius indicus genome has a segment encoding these proteins:
- a CDS encoding RNA-binding protein has protein sequence MGRGGQPKDRSEGPERKCIATGEVRPVEGMIRFVTGPDNQIVPDLLGKLPGRGIWVSADRAALEKAAAKNLFARAAKQPVQVPEGLADFVEAQLSLRVTNLISLARKGGEAVCGYEKVKDWLQKEEASVLIQASDGSERGKSKLSTPYGGDFIGWLTADELGRAFGRQTVIHAALGDGGLPLRVVEEAARLKGLRVSGGEESHRKGRKTR, from the coding sequence ATGGGTCGCGGTGGGCAGCCCAAGGACCGGTCGGAAGGTCCCGAACGCAAGTGCATTGCCACGGGCGAGGTGCGGCCGGTCGAAGGAATGATCCGGTTCGTGACGGGGCCGGACAACCAGATCGTGCCCGATCTGCTTGGCAAGCTGCCGGGCCGGGGCATCTGGGTGAGTGCGGACCGGGCGGCGCTTGAGAAGGCGGCCGCCAAGAACCTGTTCGCCCGCGCCGCCAAGCAACCGGTGCAGGTGCCGGAGGGTTTGGCGGATTTCGTCGAGGCGCAGCTTTCGCTGCGGGTGACGAACCTGATCAGCCTGGCCCGGAAGGGCGGCGAGGCGGTGTGCGGATACGAGAAGGTCAAGGACTGGCTTCAGAAGGAAGAGGCCAGTGTTCTGATCCAGGCCAGCGACGGGTCTGAGCGGGGGAAATCGAAGCTGAGCACGCCTTATGGCGGCGATTTCATAGGCTGGCTTACGGCTGACGAGCTGGGCCGGGCCTTCGGGCGACAAACCGTGATCCATGCCGCACTGGGGGATGGCGGTTTGCCGCTACGTGTTGTAGAGGAAGCGGCAAGGCTGAAAGGCCTGCGCGTCTCGGGTGGCGAAGAAAGCCATCGGAAAGGAAGAAAGACCAGATGA
- the nusA gene encoding transcription termination factor NusA, whose translation MAITSANQLELLQTAEAVAREKMIDPGLVVEAMEESLARAAKSRYGAEMDIRVSIDRKTGRATFTRVRTVVEDDELENYQAEMTVEQAKQYLEDPKVGDTFVEEVPPVDMGRIAAQSAKQVILQKVREAERDRQYDEFKDRAGTIINGVVKREEYGNVIVDVGRGEAILRRNEKIGRESYRNGDRIRCYIKDVRREARGPQIFLSRTAPEFMAELFKMEVPEIYDGIIDIKAVARDPGSRAKIAVISYDNSIDPVGACVGMRGSRVQAVVNELQGEKIDIIPWNEDQPTFLVNALQPAEVSKVVLDEEAERIEVVVPEDQLSLAIGRRGQNVRLASQLTGLDIDIMTEAEDSERRQKEFEERTNLFMTALDLDEFFAQLLVSEGFTNLEEVAYVELDELLVIDGVDEDTANELQARARDVLEAQAREALEKARELGAEDSLIDFEGLTPQMVRALAEDGVKTLEDFATCADWELAGGWTTVDGERVKDDGLLEPFDVSLEEAQHLVMTARISLGWVDPADLEDDEEDEEGLEETAEVEEEGEA comes from the coding sequence ATGGCAATTACCTCTGCAAACCAGCTTGAGCTGTTGCAAACCGCCGAGGCCGTGGCGCGCGAGAAGATGATCGACCCCGGCCTTGTGGTCGAGGCGATGGAAGAAAGCCTCGCCCGTGCAGCCAAGAGCCGGTACGGCGCCGAGATGGATATCCGCGTGAGCATCGACCGCAAGACGGGGCGGGCCACGTTCACCCGCGTGCGCACGGTGGTCGAGGATGACGAGCTTGAGAATTACCAGGCCGAGATGACCGTCGAACAGGCGAAGCAGTATCTCGAGGATCCGAAGGTGGGGGATACCTTCGTCGAGGAAGTGCCGCCGGTGGACATGGGCCGGATCGCGGCGCAAAGCGCGAAGCAGGTGATCCTGCAGAAGGTGCGCGAGGCCGAGCGGGACCGTCAGTATGACGAGTTCAAGGATCGGGCGGGCACCATCATCAACGGCGTGGTCAAGCGCGAGGAATACGGCAACGTCATCGTCGATGTGGGCCGGGGCGAGGCGATTCTGCGCCGGAACGAGAAGATCGGGCGCGAGAGCTATCGCAATGGGGACCGCATCCGCTGCTACATCAAGGATGTGCGGCGCGAGGCGCGGGGCCCGCAGATTTTCCTGAGCCGGACGGCGCCGGAATTCATGGCCGAGCTGTTCAAGATGGAGGTGCCGGAGATCTATGACGGCATCATCGACATCAAGGCCGTGGCGCGTGACCCGGGCAGCCGTGCGAAGATCGCCGTGATTTCCTATGACAACTCGATCGACCCTGTCGGCGCCTGTGTCGGTATGCGCGGCAGCCGGGTTCAGGCGGTGGTGAACGAGCTGCAGGGTGAGAAGATCGACATCATCCCGTGGAACGAGGACCAGCCGACCTTCCTTGTGAACGCGTTGCAGCCGGCAGAGGTGAGCAAGGTGGTTCTCGACGAGGAAGCCGAGCGGATCGAGGTTGTCGTTCCCGAGGATCAGCTGTCGCTGGCGATCGGTCGTCGTGGTCAGAACGTGCGGCTGGCGAGCCAGCTGACGGGTCTCGACATCGACATCATGACCGAGGCCGAGGACAGCGAGCGCCGTCAGAAGGAATTCGAGGAGCGCACCAACCTGTTCATGACCGCGCTTGATCTTGACGAGTTCTTTGCCCAGCTTCTGGTGTCGGAAGGCTTCACCAACCTCGAAGAGGTGGCCTATGTCGAGCTGGACGAGCTGCTGGTGATCGACGGCGTCGACGAGGACACCGCCAACGAGCTTCAGGCCCGGGCGCGCGATGTTCTGGAAGCCCAGGCGCGCGAGGCTCTGGAGAAGGCCCGCGAGCTTGGCGCCGAGGACAGCCTTATTGACTTTGAAGGCCTGACACCCCAGATGGTGAGGGCACTTGCCGAGGATGGCGTGAAAACGCTGGAAGACTTCGCCACCTGCGCCGACTGGGAATTGGCCGGCGGCTGGACGACGGTCGACGGTGAGCGCGTCAAGGATGACGGCCTTCTCGAACCTTTCGATGTCTCGCTCGAGGAAGCGCAGCACCTTGTCATGACCGCCCGGATTTCGCTGGGCTGGGTCGACCCCGCCGATCTTGAAGACGACGAGGAAGACGAAGAAGGTCTCGAAGAGACCGCGGAAGTCGAAGAGGAGGGCGAGGCCTGA
- the rimP gene encoding ribosome maturation factor RimP has product MSNTLIAKSAIDRRMAEIITPVIEDMGYELVRVRLMGGKTATLQIMAEKPDGGIEVDDCADISNAVSAVLDVEDPITDAYTLEVSSPGIDRPLTRLKDFEEFEGYEAKIETHELIEGRKRFKGVLAGVEGGEVLINLDEGTVGLQFDWLADAKLVLTDELIRDMLKARKDAGVLNEEQFDDIETDGSEEK; this is encoded by the coding sequence ATGAGCAACACCCTGATCGCCAAATCCGCCATCGACCGCAGGATGGCCGAGATCATCACCCCCGTCATCGAGGACATGGGGTATGAGCTTGTGCGCGTGCGGCTGATGGGCGGGAAGACCGCGACGCTTCAGATCATGGCCGAGAAACCCGATGGCGGGATCGAGGTGGATGATTGCGCCGATATTTCGAACGCGGTGAGTGCCGTGCTGGATGTCGAGGACCCGATCACCGATGCCTATACGCTGGAAGTGTCGAGTCCCGGGATCGACCGGCCTTTGACACGGCTCAAGGACTTCGAGGAGTTCGAGGGGTACGAGGCGAAGATCGAGACGCATGAGCTTATCGAGGGCCGGAAACGGTTCAAGGGCGTGCTGGCCGGGGTCGAGGGCGGCGAGGTGCTGATCAATCTCGACGAGGGCACCGTGGGGCTGCAGTTCGACTGGCTGGCGGATGCCAAGCTGGTGCTGACCGACGAGCTGATCCGCGACATGTTGAAGGCGCGCAAGGATGCGGGCGTGCTCAACGAAGAACAATTTGACGATATCGAGACCGACGGGTCGGAGGAGAAATAA
- a CDS encoding pyridoxal phosphate-dependent decarboxylase family protein, translating into MTKPGYRIDPADPEAFRRAFHELADACLERVEQARDLPWIPKPDDIAETVALGPDEPGLSEAEVFAIMRGEVMPYATGNTHPRFFGWVHGTGQPMGVAAEMVAATMNANLGGRDHGAMAVEQAVIDWSRRQAGLPEGASGVLTTGTSQATILAMSAARMKLFGDAVRKDGIAGLGRIRVYAAQGAHSCFEKAMEVMGHGSGAVRHIPLGPDGAMDMEALEAAIAEDRADRIVPMAVVGTAGSVNTGNFDRLDAIAGLCRREGLWFHVDGAFGFWAVLAEDPWCDLVKGVDRADSIAADFHKWIGVPYDCGMVLMRDGDLHRRTFSTRPAYLEGQVAGLGGGETWFTDYGLELSRGFRALKVWAGIKAAGVPALSATISDNCRQAALMAELVEASEVLEMAQPVQANVCCFHVTQGDPSAIATALQLSGEAVFSTTTLNGRSCLRAAIVNHRTTEDDVRLAVAAVEREARAAG; encoded by the coding sequence ATGACCAAGCCCGGATACCGCATCGATCCCGCCGACCCGGAGGCTTTTCGGCGCGCGTTTCACGAGCTGGCGGATGCCTGTCTCGAACGGGTGGAGCAGGCACGGGATCTGCCGTGGATACCGAAGCCGGACGATATTGCCGAGACGGTCGCGCTGGGCCCCGATGAGCCGGGGCTGAGCGAGGCGGAGGTTTTCGCGATCATGCGCGGCGAGGTGATGCCCTATGCGACGGGCAACACGCATCCGCGGTTCTTCGGCTGGGTGCATGGCACGGGCCAGCCGATGGGCGTGGCGGCCGAGATGGTGGCGGCGACGATGAACGCCAATCTCGGCGGGCGCGATCATGGGGCGATGGCGGTGGAACAGGCCGTGATCGACTGGTCGCGCCGACAGGCTGGGTTGCCGGAGGGGGCGTCGGGCGTGCTGACCACCGGCACAAGCCAGGCGACCATTCTGGCGATGAGCGCGGCGAGGATGAAGCTGTTCGGCGATGCCGTTCGGAAGGATGGAATCGCCGGATTGGGCCGGATCAGAGTCTATGCGGCGCAGGGCGCGCATTCCTGTTTCGAGAAGGCGATGGAAGTGATGGGGCATGGCAGCGGGGCCGTGCGGCACATTCCGCTGGGCCCCGATGGCGCCATGGATATGGAGGCGCTGGAGGCGGCGATTGCCGAGGATCGTGCCGACCGGATCGTGCCGATGGCCGTGGTGGGCACGGCCGGGTCTGTGAATACCGGAAACTTCGACAGGCTGGATGCGATTGCCGGGCTGTGCCGCCGTGAAGGGTTGTGGTTTCACGTGGACGGCGCGTTCGGGTTCTGGGCGGTTCTGGCCGAGGACCCCTGGTGTGATCTGGTCAAGGGGGTGGACCGGGCCGACAGCATTGCCGCCGATTTCCACAAGTGGATCGGGGTCCCTTATGATTGCGGCATGGTGCTGATGCGCGACGGCGATCTGCACCGGAGGACGTTTTCGACCCGGCCCGCTTATCTGGAAGGGCAGGTTGCGGGGCTTGGCGGGGGCGAGACGTGGTTCACGGATTACGGGCTGGAGTTGAGCCGGGGGTTCCGGGCGCTGAAGGTCTGGGCCGGGATCAAGGCGGCGGGGGTGCCGGCGCTTTCTGCGACAATCAGCGACAATTGCCGGCAGGCGGCGCTGATGGCGGAGCTGGTGGAGGCGTCGGAGGTGTTGGAGATGGCGCAGCCGGTTCAGGCGAACGTGTGCTGTTTCCATGTAACGCAGGGCGACCCGTCGGCGATTGCCACCGCGCTGCAGCTTTCAGGCGAGGCGGTGTTTTCGACCACGACACTGAACGGGCGGTCGTGTCTTCGGGCGGCGATCGTCAATCATCGGACGACGGAAGATGACGTCAGGCTGGCCGTGGCGGCGGTGGAACGGGAGGCGCGTGCGGCGGGATAA
- a CDS encoding CDGSH iron-sulfur domain-containing protein has product MSDKPAIEARENGPFVAKHIRNMKGPDGEDIEVKATMALCRCGHSGNKPFCDGSHEKVGFKSDSGEPSGKDKILTYEGEEVTVTFNPRICAHAAECGRLAGHVFDPEQKPWIQPDKGTRAEVEEVVAACPSGALALKRADGGREHRLTERCDITIEKDGPYWVQDVTSPAGAQAEGMSSKKYVLCRCGMSGNKPYCDGTHHDEGWTAE; this is encoded by the coding sequence ATGTCGGACAAACCAGCCATCGAAGCGCGCGAGAACGGGCCCTTCGTCGCCAAGCACATTCGCAATATGAAAGGCCCCGACGGGGAAGACATCGAGGTGAAGGCCACGATGGCCCTGTGTCGTTGCGGCCATTCCGGGAACAAGCCGTTCTGTGACGGCAGCCACGAGAAGGTCGGTTTCAAGAGCGACAGCGGTGAGCCGTCGGGCAAGGACAAGATTCTGACCTATGAGGGCGAAGAGGTGACTGTGACCTTCAACCCGCGCATCTGTGCCCATGCGGCCGAGTGCGGGCGTCTGGCCGGGCATGTGTTCGACCCCGAGCAGAAACCATGGATTCAGCCGGACAAGGGCACGCGGGCCGAGGTGGAAGAGGTTGTCGCCGCATGCCCCTCGGGCGCGCTGGCGCTGAAGCGTGCGGATGGCGGGCGCGAGCATCGACTGACGGAACGGTGCGACATTACCATCGAGAAGGACGGGCCCTATTGGGTGCAGGACGTGACCTCGCCGGCAGGTGCGCAGGCGGAGGGCATGTCGTCGAAGAAATACGTGTTGTGCCGGTGCGGCATGTCGGGGAACAAGCCCTATTGCGACGGGACGCATCACGACGAAGGGTGGACGGCGGAGTAA
- the pip gene encoding prolyl aminopeptidase gives MDKFSGQKSAVQYLYPPVEPFDRRMMDVGDGHTIYVEQSGNPEGKPVVVLHGGPGGGCSPAMRRYFDPKVFRIVLFDQRGCGRSKPHASVEANTTWHLVDDIEKIRGALGIERWIVFGGSWGATLALIYAQAHPDRAVHLVLRGVFTMTQAELDWFYGGGAGRFWPETWEQFQRLIPEDERGDMIAAYHRRLFSGDRAEEARYGKAWASWENALATVGSSGVGGESPPDYARAFARLENHYFTNAGFLETDGQIFDNIPKISHIPGTIVQGRYDMICPPESAFRLARDWEKADLRMIPLAGHALSEPGISAELVRVMQALGRD, from the coding sequence ATGGATAAATTCTCAGGCCAAAAGAGCGCAGTCCAGTATTTGTACCCGCCAGTCGAGCCGTTCGACCGGCGGATGATGGATGTGGGCGACGGGCACACGATTTATGTGGAGCAGTCGGGCAACCCCGAGGGGAAGCCTGTGGTGGTGCTGCATGGCGGGCCCGGGGGTGGGTGCAGCCCGGCGATGCGGCGGTATTTCGATCCGAAGGTGTTTCGGATCGTGCTGTTCGATCAGCGCGGTTGTGGCCGGTCGAAGCCTCATGCCAGCGTGGAGGCAAACACGACGTGGCATCTGGTTGATGACATTGAAAAAATCCGCGGGGCGCTGGGCATCGAGCGGTGGATCGTCTTCGGCGGAAGTTGGGGCGCGACGCTGGCGCTGATCTATGCGCAAGCGCATCCGGATCGGGCGGTGCACCTTGTTTTAAGGGGGGTGTTCACCATGACCCAGGCCGAGCTGGACTGGTTCTATGGGGGTGGTGCCGGGCGTTTCTGGCCGGAAACATGGGAACAGTTTCAACGGCTTATACCCGAGGATGAGCGGGGGGATATGATCGCCGCGTACCATCGGAGGCTGTTTTCGGGGGACCGGGCCGAAGAGGCGAGATACGGCAAGGCCTGGGCGTCATGGGAGAATGCGCTGGCAACCGTCGGGTCGAGCGGTGTGGGTGGGGAGAGCCCGCCGGATTATGCGCGGGCCTTTGCGCGGCTGGAGAACCACTATTTCACCAATGCCGGCTTCCTGGAGACCGACGGGCAAATATTTGATAACATTCCCAAAATATCGCACATCCCCGGCACGATCGTGCAGGGCAGATACGACATGATCTGCCCGCCGGAATCGGCGTTCAGGCTGGCGAGAGACTGGGAAAAAGCCGATCTGAGGATGATTCCGCTGGCCGGGCATGCGTTGTCGGAGCCGGGGATCAGCGCCGAGCTGGTGCGCGTGATGCAGGCGCTGGGACGCGACTGA
- the ubiG gene encoding bifunctional 2-polyprenyl-6-hydroxyphenol methylase/3-demethylubiquinol 3-O-methyltransferase UbiG gives MQAAQTTIDAGEVAKFEAMAAEWWDPNGKFKPLHMLNPCRLDYITSQIAAEFDRDLNATSPFEGLRILDIGCGGGLLSEPMARLGAEVVGADAAERNIPVAQIHAEQSGLSIDYRHTTAEALAGAGEQFDAVLNMEVVEHVSDPLAYLTACQQLLKPGGIHICSTINRNPKSFAMAIVGAEYVMRWLPKGTHEWSKFITPDELYKLIEQAGLSPVDRKGFVFNPVTWSWSLSDRDLSVNYVTASLKPA, from the coding sequence ATGCAAGCCGCTCAGACCACGATTGACGCCGGTGAAGTCGCAAAATTCGAGGCAATGGCCGCAGAATGGTGGGATCCGAACGGAAAATTCAAACCACTGCACATGCTCAACCCTTGCAGGCTTGACTATATCACTAGCCAGATCGCGGCGGAATTCGACCGCGACCTGAACGCGACGTCACCCTTCGAAGGCCTGCGAATCCTCGACATCGGCTGCGGCGGCGGGCTTTTGAGCGAGCCGATGGCGCGACTTGGGGCCGAGGTTGTCGGCGCCGACGCCGCCGAGCGCAACATCCCGGTGGCACAGATTCATGCCGAGCAGTCGGGACTTTCCATCGATTACCGCCACACGACAGCCGAAGCGCTGGCCGGCGCTGGCGAGCAGTTCGACGCGGTGCTGAACATGGAAGTGGTCGAGCATGTATCCGATCCGCTGGCCTATCTCACGGCCTGTCAGCAGCTTCTGAAACCTGGCGGCATTCACATCTGCTCCACCATCAACCGCAATCCGAAAAGCTTCGCGATGGCCATTGTCGGGGCCGAGTACGTGATGCGCTGGCTGCCCAAGGGCACGCACGAATGGTCGAAATTCATCACGCCCGACGAGCTTTATAAACTGATTGAACAGGCCGGCCTCTCACCGGTCGATCGCAAGGGGTTCGTGTTCAACCCGGTGACCTGGTCATGGTCATTGTCAGATCGGGATCTGAGCGTGAACTACGTTACCGCCAGCCTGAAACCCGCCTGA
- a CDS encoding MarR family winged helix-turn-helix transcriptional regulator translates to MTEKPGNPLAVTLFSEILTNEQLIRNKLSRVLPKGMEISHFSVLNHLARIGGERSPAQLATSFHVTRGAMTNTLGKLEWAGYVHIRPDWDDARRKMVTISPAGRQARDAAISAISPLISELVDELGEDKVRATLPVLRELRTKMESGS, encoded by the coding sequence ATGACAGAAAAACCCGGCAACCCCCTTGCGGTGACGCTCTTCAGCGAAATCCTGACCAATGAACAGCTCATCCGGAACAAGTTGAGCCGGGTGCTGCCGAAGGGCATGGAAATCTCGCATTTTTCCGTTTTGAATCACCTTGCCCGTATCGGTGGCGAAAGAAGCCCTGCGCAATTGGCCACGTCGTTCCACGTGACAAGGGGCGCGATGACCAACACCCTGGGTAAACTGGAATGGGCCGGTTACGTGCATATCCGCCCCGACTGGGACGATGCCCGCCGCAAGATGGTGACAATCAGCCCCGCCGGCCGGCAAGCGCGCGATGCGGCGATTTCAGCTATTTCCCCGCTGATTTCCGAGCTGGTCGATGAACTTGGCGAGGACAAGGTGCGGGCCACCCTGCCGGTTCTCCGCGAACTGCGGACGAAGATGGAGTCGGGTAGCTGA
- a CDS encoding carbon-nitrogen hydrolase family protein, with the protein MKAALLQLTSGDDPAANISDVGARFDEAVRLGAGFILTPEVTNCLSTSRTRQKEVLRPEAEDETLAALREKAKTARVWCLIGSIALKTDDADGRFANRSFLIAPDGSIAARYDKIHMFNVQVSETEVYRESDGYRPGETAVMAETPFGTIGLTVCYDIRFPHLYRQLAQEGAQILTVPSAFSAVTGAAHWETLLRARAIETGSYVLAPAQTGTHPATRGKQRQTYGHSMAIGPWGDILADAGEEPGVICIDLDMKDVEEARRRIPSLRQANRFDDPE; encoded by the coding sequence ATGAAGGCGGCGCTTCTTCAGTTGACCAGCGGGGATGATCCCGCCGCAAACATCTCCGACGTCGGCGCGCGGTTTGACGAGGCGGTGCGCCTCGGCGCAGGGTTCATCCTGACGCCCGAGGTTACGAATTGCCTTTCGACCAGCCGGACCCGGCAGAAAGAGGTGCTCAGGCCTGAGGCCGAGGATGAGACCCTTGCCGCGCTGCGCGAAAAGGCAAAGACGGCCCGGGTCTGGTGTCTGATCGGGTCCATCGCCCTGAAAACCGACGATGCGGATGGCCGTTTCGCCAATCGGTCATTTCTGATCGCACCCGACGGATCGATTGCAGCGCGGTACGACAAGATCCACATGTTCAATGTGCAGGTTTCGGAAACCGAGGTCTACCGCGAATCCGACGGCTATCGGCCGGGGGAAACCGCGGTCATGGCCGAGACCCCGTTTGGCACGATCGGGCTGACCGTATGCTACGACATCCGTTTTCCCCACCTCTACCGACAACTGGCCCAAGAAGGCGCCCAGATCCTGACAGTGCCGTCCGCGTTTTCGGCGGTCACTGGCGCCGCGCATTGGGAAACCCTTCTGCGCGCCCGGGCCATTGAAACGGGGTCCTACGTCCTTGCTCCGGCACAGACCGGCACTCACCCGGCCACGCGCGGCAAACAACGCCAAACCTATGGGCATTCCATGGCAATCGGCCCATGGGGTGACATTCTGGCGGATGCCGGGGAAGAGCCGGGTGTGATATGCATTGATCTGGATATGAAAGACGTGGAAGAAGCGAGGCGCCGCATCCCTTCCCTGCGGCAGGCCAATCGGTTCGACGACCCTGAATGA